In the genome of Pelodiscus sinensis isolate JC-2024 chromosome 15, ASM4963464v1, whole genome shotgun sequence, one region contains:
- the FZD10 gene encoding frizzled-10: MGPERRNFVQTLLLSFRLICFCTGISSIDIDRPGDGRCQPIEIPMCKDIGYNMTRMPNLMGHENQREAAIQLHEFAPLVEYGCHSHLKFFLCSLYAPMCTEQVSTPIPACRVMCEQARLKCSPIMEQFNFKWPDSLDCSKLPNKNDPNYLCMEAPNNGSDEPPRGSSMLPPMFRPQRPSNGHDLQQHKDSFSRATCENPGKFHHVEKSASCAPLCTPGVDVYWSKEDKQFAVIWIAIWSILCFFSSAFTVLTFLIDPQRFKYPERPIIFLSMCYCVYSVGYIIRLFSGAESIACDRDSGQLYVIQEGLESTGCTIVFLVLYYFGMASSLWWVILTLTWFLAAGKKWGHEAIEANSSYFHLAAWAIPAVKTIMILVMRRVAGDELTGLCYVGSMDVNALTGFVLIPLACYLIIGTSFILSGFVALFHIRRVMKTGGENTDKLEKLMVRIGVFSVLYTVPATCVIACYFYERLNMDYWKIVAMQYKCKMNNQTKHLDCMMNNSIPAVEIFMVKIFMLLIVGITSGMWIWTSKTLQSWQNVCSQRLKKRSRRKPASVITNSGIYKKPQHPQKTHHAKYESALQPPTCV; this comes from the coding sequence ATGGGGCCCGAGAGGAGGAACTTCGTGCAAACTCTCCTCCTGTCCTTTCGTCTAATTTGCTTTTGCACTGGGATCAGCTCCATAGACATTGACCGCCCAGGCGATGGGAGATGCCAGCCCATAGAAATCCCCATGTGCAAGGATATAGGCTACAACATGACTAGGATGCCTAACTTGATGGGGCATGAGAACCAAAGGGAAGCGGCCATTCAGCTGCATGAGTTTGCCCCCTTGGTGGAGTATGGCTGTCACAGCCACTTGAAATTCTTCCTCTGCTCTCTCTATGCCCCTATGTGCACGGAGCAGGTCTCCACGCCAATCCCAGCCTGCAGGGTTATGTGTGAGCAGGCCAGGCTGAAATGCTCTCCCATCATGGAACAATTCAATTTCAAGTGGCCAGACTCCTTAGACTGCAGCAAATTGCCCAATAAGAATGATCCCAATTACCTATGCATGGAAGCCCCTAACAACGGATCCGATGAGCCACCCAGAGGCTCCAGCATGTTGCCACCCATGTTTAGGCCGCAGAGGCCCAGCAATGGTCACGATTTGCAGCAGCACAAGGACAGCTTCAGCAGAGCCACCTGTGAGAACCCTGGCAAGTTCCATCATGTGGAGAAGAGTGCTTCCTGCGCTCCACTCTGCACCCCAGGGGTGGATGTTTACTGGAGCAAGGAGGACAAACAGTTTGCTGTCATTTGGATTGCCATCTGGTCCATCCTGTGCTTCTTTTCCAGTGCTTTCACCGTGCTCacttttctgatagatcctcaGCGCTTCAAGTACCCTGAAAGGCCCATCATCTTCCTGTCAATGTGCTACTGTGTCTATTCAGTGGGGTACATTATTCGCCTCTTTTCAGGCGCTGAGAGCATAGCCTGTGACAGAGACAGTGGGCAACTTTACGTTATCCAGGAGGGACTGGAAAGCACCGGATGCACCATTGTGTTCCTGGTCCTGTATTATTTTGGTATGGCAAGCTCATTGTGGTGGGTAATTTTGACTTTAACTTGGTTTCTGGCTGCTGGGAAGAAATGGGGGCATGAAGCAATTGAAGCCAACAGCAGCTACTTTCATTTGGCAGCCTGGGCCATTCCAGCTGTGAAGACCATAATGATCTTAGTTATGAGAAGGGTAGCAGGAGATGAGCTGACAGGATTGTGCTATGTTGGAAGCATGGATGTGAATGCCTTAACTGGATTTGTACTCATTCCTTTGGCTTGTTATCTAATCATAGGCACTTCTTTCATTCTTTCTGGTTTTGTGGCCCTCTTCCATATCAGGAGGGTGATGAAAACAGGTGGAGAAAACACAGATAAGTTGGAGAAACTTATGGTCAGGATCGgtgttttttcagttttatatACAGTGCCTGCTACATGCGTAATAGCTTGCTACTTTTATGAAAGACTTAACATGGATTATTGGAAAATTGTGGCAATGCAATATAAATGCAAGATGAACAATCAGACTAAACATTTGGACTGCATGATGAATAATTCCATTCCTGCAGTAGAAATTTTTATGGTGAAAATTTTCATGTTGCTGATTGTGGGCATTACCAGTGGTAtgtggatctggacttccaagaCACTTCAATCCTGGCAAAATGTTTGTAGTCAAAGATTAAAAAAGAGAAGTAGGAGAAAACCTGCAAGTGTCATTACAAATAGTGGAATCTATAAAAAACCACAACATCCCCAAAAAACTCACCATGCAAAATATGAATCAGCATTACAGCCACCCACTTGTGTATGA